The Euzebya sp. genomic interval CAGCACCGCCTCGGTCAGGTCGTAGCCGGGCGAGACCGCGGCGATCAGGTCGTAGACGGCCAGGCCGAGCTGGTAGCGGCCGGTCTCGGGATCCTGCTCGACGAGGTGCTCGGCCACGAGCGTGGCGAGCAGCCGGTGCGTCGTCGACGTGGACAGGTCCAGCCGGCGGGCGAGCTCGGAGACCCCGAAGGTCCGGTGGCGGGCGCTGAACGCCTTGAGCACCCGGACCGCGTTGCGGACCGACGACAGCCGGGGCGGCTCAGGCACGGACCCGCTCCCCCCTGACCGCGGCGAGCAGGGCCCGGCGCAGGTCGGTCGGGTCGGGGGCACCGGCCCGCGCGAGGGCCTCGACGCCCTCGTCGCGCGGCGCGATCGCGGCGGCGAGCAGGGCCTGGGCGCGGACCAGCCCGGCCTGCGCCGCCCCCTCCATCTCGTCGACCAGTGCCTCGGCGCCGCGGGCGTGGGCCCGGATGGCCTCGAAGTCGCGCGCGGCCGCGACGTGCTCGGCGGCCAGCCCGGCGCCGGCGGGCCCGGCGTGGTGCGTGGTGAGCTGCCCGCCGGGCTGCACGATCAGGTGGTAGAGGTGCGTGGCGATGCCGAGCACGCGGCGGACCTGCGCGCTGGCGGGGCCGGCGGACTCGTCGATCACGCCGAGCGCCGGCAGCACGACGGGGTCGAAGAAGCGCAGCGTCCAGCGGAGCGGCCCCAGCTCGTCGTCGACCGCCACCTCCTCACCGGTCGGCGGGGCCAGGCGCTCGGTGGTCGCGACCACGTGCAGGTTCCGGACGCCAGCGGCGGCGACGGTGACGTGGCCGTCCAGCAGGGCGAGGCGGCCGCGGACGCCCGGCGGCTGCCCCGCGCTCTGGGACAGGTAGGCCTGGTGGACCGCGCGCACGTAGTCCGCCATCGCCGCCCGCATGGCCTCGGGCGTGTGGGCGGCCGCGGCGTCGGTCGTGCGGTCGGTCACGGTGGCCTCCGGCGGGTCGGGCGGTGGAGCCGGACCCTATGCCCCACGCCGTCCGCGATCCCAGCATCGTCCCGCCATGTGGGAAGCATGGCTGGATCCATGCACTCCCCGAGCGACCGTGCGCAGAATGCGTCCCGCGGTGCGGGACATCGGTTCCGCCGCCGATCCCCCCGTCAGTACGGTCCGGCCCATGGGAATCCTCCGACTCAGCCACGTGGACATCACCGTCCCCGACCTGGACCTCGCGCGTGCGTACTACACCGGCGTGATGGGCATGGAGGTCACCGAGGACGCCGGGGACCGCACGTTCTTCAAGTGCTGGGACGAGGAGGACCACCACTCGCTGGCCGTCCGGTACGACCCCCGCGTCGGCATGGACCGCTTCACCTTCAAGGTCGAGCGCGAGGACGACCTCGACGACCTCGAGCGCGCCGTGGAGACCTACGGCTTCGCCGTCCGGCGGGTGTCCCGCGGCGAGGAGGTCGGGCAGGGCGAGTCGATCCGGTTCGAGACCCCCTCGGGCCACGAGATGGAGCTCGTCCACGACGTCGAGAAGGTCGGCAGCCGCGTGGCCAAGGTCAACCCGACCTTCGAGCCGCTCGGCCTGCAGGGCATCGCCCCGCCGCGGATGGACCACCTGCTCATCAACGCCGAGGAGGTCGGCGAGGCGGCGAAGTTCTACATGG includes:
- a CDS encoding catechol 2,3-dioxygenase gives rise to the protein MGILRLSHVDITVPDLDLARAYYTGVMGMEVTEDAGDRTFFKCWDEEDHHSLAVRYDPRVGMDRFTFKVEREDDLDDLERAVETYGFAVRRVSRGEEVGQGESIRFETPSGHEMELVHDVEKVGSRVAKVNPTFEPLGLQGIAPPRMDHLLINAEEVGEAAKFYMDVLGFRMTEQLVGGDGHQIGVWMERSHSPHDLAVVNGTNGALHHFAFWLDDWDHVRTAADILAYNAIQIDVGPTRHGVTRGNTIYFFDPMGTRNEVFTGGYRPDPDFPTITWTEDNIGQAVFYYEGEVNERFVSVHT